A genome region from Desulfovibrio sp. JC010 includes the following:
- a CDS encoding amino acid ABC transporter permease: MKQEKQVKIEVTDGASIPDSSDKGLLNAWWVSFIGAAGIIAYLVITKPDPYRDILLFIPDGIVVTFEVTICSIFGALIIGLFTGLGRISSNRFINLVASTYVEVVRGIPLLVQLFYIYYAMGRVLQVPDMLSAIIAMSVCYGAYMGEVFRAGIESIDDGQIEAARSLGFNKNETMFLVILPQAWRTILPPVGNEFIALLKDSSLVSIIAVADILRRGREFAAESFQYFETYTMIALVYLVITLILSRAVSHMEERLSHYDR, from the coding sequence ATGAAGCAAGAAAAACAAGTTAAGATTGAGGTTACGGACGGGGCCAGCATTCCCGACAGCAGCGACAAGGGGCTGCTGAATGCGTGGTGGGTTTCCTTTATCGGTGCGGCTGGTATTATCGCCTATCTGGTTATTACCAAGCCTGATCCGTACAGGGATATTCTGCTTTTTATTCCTGACGGAATTGTGGTTACTTTTGAGGTTACCATCTGTTCAATTTTCGGGGCGCTGATTATCGGTCTCTTCACCGGGCTGGGCAGGATTTCCAGCAACAGATTTATCAATCTGGTTGCTTCTACCTATGTGGAAGTGGTCAGGGGGATTCCGCTGCTGGTACAGCTTTTCTACATTTATTATGCCATGGGCCGTGTGCTTCAGGTGCCGGATATGCTTTCGGCTATCATTGCCATGAGTGTCTGTTACGGCGCGTATATGGGGGAAGTTTTCCGTGCCGGAATCGAATCCATTGATGACGGTCAGATTGAAGCTGCGCGTTCGCTCGGTTTCAATAAGAACGAAACAATGTTTCTGGTTATCCTGCCGCAGGCATGGCGTACAATACTTCCTCCTGTGGGTAACGAATTCATTGCCTTGCTTAAGGATTCTTCGCTGGTGTCCATTATCGCTGTTGCGGATATTCTCAGGCGTGGACGTGAATTCGCAGCGGAAAGTTTTCAGTATTTTGAAACTTACACAATGATCGCACTTGTTTATCTGGTGATTACTCTGATTCTCTCAAGAGCGGTAAGCCATATGGAAGAGAGGTTGAGCCATTATGACCGCTAA
- a CDS encoding basic amino acid ABC transporter substrate-binding protein has translation MKRIIVALLLTILAATPAFAGKKVINIASDCTWPPMEFVNKDKQIVGFSVDLMKACAKAAGYDVNIKNVAWDGIFAGLAAGKYDAICSSVSINEKRKKAMDFTAPYFQVKQAVVTAKDVDAKNLDAFKGQPVGAQIGTTGFFAIKKADGVIAKSYDEIGLAMEDLFNGRLKAVVCDDPIAADFALQQAEYSKKLKIAFIIEGGESEFYGVAIKKGNKEVLDLINKGLSTVRADGTYDKIRAKWFGK, from the coding sequence ATGAAAAGGATTATAGTTGCCCTGCTGCTGACTATTCTTGCTGCGACACCTGCTTTTGCCGGAAAAAAGGTGATCAACATTGCATCCGACTGCACATGGCCGCCCATGGAGTTCGTTAATAAAGATAAACAGATTGTCGGTTTTTCCGTTGATCTGATGAAAGCCTGTGCCAAGGCTGCCGGATACGACGTGAATATTAAAAACGTTGCCTGGGACGGTATTTTTGCAGGTCTCGCTGCCGGAAAATATGACGCTATCTGCTCTTCCGTATCCATTAACGAAAAACGTAAAAAGGCAATGGACTTCACCGCTCCCTATTTTCAGGTGAAGCAGGCTGTTGTTACCGCTAAAGATGTTGATGCCAAGAATCTTGACGCATTCAAAGGTCAGCCCGTAGGTGCCCAGATCGGTACTACCGGCTTCTTTGCAATCAAGAAGGCTGACGGTGTAATCGCTAAATCTTACGATGAAATCGGTCTGGCCATGGAAGACCTCTTCAACGGCCGCCTGAAAGCAGTTGTCTGCGATGATCCCATTGCAGCTGACTTCGCCCTGCAGCAGGCTGAATATTCCAAAAAACTTAAAATCGCTTTTATCATTGAAGGCGGTGAGTCCGAATTTTACGGCGTAGCCATCAAGAAAGGTAATAAAGAAGTTCTCGACCTGATCAATAAAGGTCTCTCCACTGTAAGGGCTGACGGTACTTACGATAAAATCAGAGCCAAGTGGTTCGGTAAATAA